The following are encoded together in the Buteo buteo chromosome 2, bButBut1.hap1.1, whole genome shotgun sequence genome:
- the ITGB1 gene encoding integrin beta-1 isoform X1 has protein sequence MAETKLLTWAGILCCLIWNGFAQQGGSDCIKANAKSCGECIQAGPNCGWCKKTDFLQEGEPTSARCDDLAALKSKGCPVNDIEDPRGSKHVLEDREVTNRKIGAAEKLKPEAITQIQPQKLLLKLRVGEPQTVSLKFKRAEDYPIDLYYLMDLSYSMKDDLENVKSLGTALMLEMEKITSDFRIGFGSFVEKTVMPYISTTPAKLRNPCTGDQNCTSPFSYKNVLSLTSEGNKFNELVGKQHISGNLDSPEGGFDAIMQVAVCGEQIGWRNVTRLLVFSTDAGFHFAGDGKLGGIVLPNDGKCHLENNMYTMSHYYDYPSIAHLVQKLSENNIQTIFAVTEEFQAVYKELKNLIPKSAVGTLSSNSSNVIQLIIDAYNSLSSEVILENSKLPKGVTISYKSFCKNGVNDTQEDGRKCSNISIGDEVKFEINVTANECPKKGQNETIKIKPLGFTEEVEINLQFICECQCQSEGEPNSPACHEGNGTFECGACRCNEGRIGRLCECSTDEVNSEDMDAYCRRENSTEICSNNGECICGQCVCKKRENTNEVYSGKYCECDNFNCDRSNGLICGGNGICKCRVCECFPNFTGSACDCSLDTFPCMASNGQICNGRGTCECGTCNCTDPKFQGPTCEMCQTCLGVCAEHKDCVQCRAFDKGEKKETCSQECMHFNMTRVESRDKLPQPGQPDPLSHCKEKDVDDCWFYFTYSVNSNGEANVHVVETPECPSGPDIIPIVAGVVAGIVLIGLALLLIWKLLMIIHDRREFAKFEKEKMNAKWDTQENPIYKSPINNFKNPNYGRKAGL, from the exons ACAAAATTGCTCACGTGGGCTGGCATCCTCTGTTGCTTGATATGGAATGGATTTGCTCAGCAAG GTGGAAGCGACTGCATAAAAGCTAATGCAAAATCATGTGGTGAATGTATACAAGCAGGACCAAACTGTGGTTGGTGTAAAAAAACG GACTTTTTGCAAGAAGGAGAACCAACATCTGCCCGATGTGATGACTTGGCAGCACTAAAGAGTAAAGGCTGTCCTGTGAATGATATAGAAGATCCCAGAGGTAGCAAACACGTGCTTGAAGATAGAGAAGTAACAAATCGTAAGATAGgtgctgcagaaaagctgaaacCAGAGGCCATTACACAGATCCAGCCACAAAAACTACTACTGAAACTAAGAGTCG GGGAACCCCAAacagtttcattaaaatttaagaGAGCTGAAGACTACCCCATTGACCTTTATTATCTTATGGACCTCTCCTATTCTATGAAAGATGATTTAGAGAATGTGAAAAGTCTCGGAACGGCTCTGAtgttagaaatggaaaaaataacttcagacTTTCGAATTG GCTTTGGCTCTTTTGTGGAGAAAACTGTGATGCCATATATAAGTACAACACCAGCCAAACTCAGAAATCCTTGTACAGGTGACCAGAACTGTACAAGTCCATTTAGCTATAAAAATGTGCTCAGCCTTACCAgtgaaggaaataaattcaATGAACTTGTAGGTAAACAGCACATTTCTGGGAATTTAGATTCTCCTGAAGGTGGATTTGATGCGATAATGCAGGTTGCAGTTTGTGGG GAACAAATTGGCTGGAGAAACGTTACAAGACTATTAGTGTTTTCCACGGATGCTGGATTTCACTTTGCAGGAGACGGTAAACTTGGTGGAATTGTTTTACCAAATGATGGGAAATGTCATCTGGAAAATAATATGTACACAATGAGCCACTATTAC GATTATCCCTCTATTGCTCATCTGGTACAGAAGCTTAGTGAGAACAACATTCAGACAATCTTTGCTGTTACTGAAGAGTTTCAGGCGGTTTATAAG GAATTGAAAAATCTGATACCAAAATCAGCAGTGGGAACATTGTCTTCAAACTCCAGCAATGTAATTCAGCTGATCATTGATGCATACAAT TCCCTTTCTTCAGAGGTTATCCTGGAAAACAGTAAGCTACCAAAAGGAGTGACAATCAGTTATAAGTCTTTCTGCAAGAATGGAGTGAATGACACACAAGAAGATGGAAGGAAATGTTCTAACATTTCAATTGGAGATGAG gttAAATTTGAGATTAATGTAACAGCTAATGAATGTccaaagaaaggacaaaatgaaacaattaaaatCAAACCACTGGGATTCACTGAAGAAGTGGAAATTAATCTCCAGTTCATCTGTGAATGTCAGTGTCAAAGTGAAGGAGAACCTAACAGTCCAGCCTGCCACGAAGGAAATGGAACATTTGAATGTGGTGCATGCAG ATGTAATGAAGGACGTATTGGAAGACTATGTGAATGTAGTACAGATGAAGTAAATAGTGAGGATATGGATGCTTACTGCAGGAGAGAGAACAGTACAGAAATATGCAGTAACAATGGAGAATGCATTTGTGGACAATGTGTatgcaagaaaagagaaaacaccaATGAAGTGTATTCTGGCAAATATTGTGAATGTGATAACTTCAACTGTGATCGATCAAATGGTTTGATTTGTGGAG GAAACGGTATCTGCAAATGCAGAGTGTGCGAGTGTTTCCCCAACTTCACTGGCAGCGCATGCGATTGTTCTTTGGATACTTTCCCATGTATGGCATCTAATGGCCAGATTTGCAATGGAAGAGGAACCTGTGAATGTGGCACCTGTAATTGTACAGATCCCAAATTCCAAGGCCCTACATGTGAAATGTGTCAGACTTGTCTCGGTGTCTGTGCAGAGCACAA GGATTGCGTTCAATGCAGAGCTTTCGataagggagaaaagaaggaaacgTGTTCTCAGGAATGTATGCATTTCAACATGACACGGGTAGAAAGTCGAGACAAGTTGCCACAGCCTGGACAGCCCGATCCGTTGTCTCATTGCAAAGAGAAGGACGTTGATGACTGCTGGTTCTACTTCACATATTCTGTCAACTCAAATGGTGAAGCCAATGTCCACGTGGTAGAGACCCCAG AATGCCCCAGTGGCCCTGACATCATTCCCATTGTAGCTGGTGTGGTTGCTGGAATTGTTCTTATTGGACTTGCATTATTATTGATTTGGAAACTACTAATGATCATTCATGACAGAAGAGAATTTGCTAAATTTGAAAAGGAGAAGATGAATGCCAAGTGGGATACG CAAGAAAATCCAATATACAAGAGCCCTATTAACAATTTCAAGAATCCAAACTATGGACGTAAAGCTGGTCTCTAA
- the ITGB1 gene encoding integrin beta-1 isoform X2 codes for MAETKLLTWAGILCCLIWNGFAQQGGSDCIKANAKSCGECIQAGPNCGWCKKTDFLQEGEPTSARCDDLAALKSKGCPVNDIEDPRGSKHVLEDREVTNRKIGAAEKLKPEAITQIQPQKLLLKLRVGEPQTVSLKFKRAEDYPIDLYYLMDLSYSMKDDLENVKSLGTALMLEMEKITSDFRIGFGSFVEKTVMPYISTTPAKLRNPCTGDQNCTSPFSYKNVLSLTSEGNKFNELVGKQHISGNLDSPEGGFDAIMQVAVCGEQIGWRNVTRLLVFSTDAGFHFAGDGKLGGIVLPNDGKCHLENNMYTMSHYYDYPSIAHLVQKLSENNIQTIFAVTEEFQAVYKELKNLIPKSAVGTLSSNSSNVIQLIIDAYNSLSSEVILENSKLPKGVTISYKSFCKNGVNDTQEDGRKCSNISIGDEVKFEINVTANECPKKGQNETIKIKPLGFTEEVEINLQFICECQCQSEGEPNSPACHEGNGTFECGACRCNEGRIGRLCECSTDEVNSEDMDAYCRRENSTEICSNNGECICGQCVCKKRENTNEVYSGKYCECDNFNCDRSNGLICGGNGICKCRVCECFPNFTGSACDCSLDTFPCMASNGQICNGRGTCECGTCNCTDPKFQGPTCEMCQTCLGVCAEHKDCVQCRAFDKGEKKETCSQECMHFNMTRVESRDKLPQPGQPDPLSHCKEKDVDDCWFYFTYSVNSNGEANVHVVETPECPSGPDIIPIVAGVVAGIVLIGLALLLIWKLLMIIHDRREFAKFEKEKMNAKWDTGENPIYKSAVTTVVNPKYEGK; via the exons ACAAAATTGCTCACGTGGGCTGGCATCCTCTGTTGCTTGATATGGAATGGATTTGCTCAGCAAG GTGGAAGCGACTGCATAAAAGCTAATGCAAAATCATGTGGTGAATGTATACAAGCAGGACCAAACTGTGGTTGGTGTAAAAAAACG GACTTTTTGCAAGAAGGAGAACCAACATCTGCCCGATGTGATGACTTGGCAGCACTAAAGAGTAAAGGCTGTCCTGTGAATGATATAGAAGATCCCAGAGGTAGCAAACACGTGCTTGAAGATAGAGAAGTAACAAATCGTAAGATAGgtgctgcagaaaagctgaaacCAGAGGCCATTACACAGATCCAGCCACAAAAACTACTACTGAAACTAAGAGTCG GGGAACCCCAAacagtttcattaaaatttaagaGAGCTGAAGACTACCCCATTGACCTTTATTATCTTATGGACCTCTCCTATTCTATGAAAGATGATTTAGAGAATGTGAAAAGTCTCGGAACGGCTCTGAtgttagaaatggaaaaaataacttcagacTTTCGAATTG GCTTTGGCTCTTTTGTGGAGAAAACTGTGATGCCATATATAAGTACAACACCAGCCAAACTCAGAAATCCTTGTACAGGTGACCAGAACTGTACAAGTCCATTTAGCTATAAAAATGTGCTCAGCCTTACCAgtgaaggaaataaattcaATGAACTTGTAGGTAAACAGCACATTTCTGGGAATTTAGATTCTCCTGAAGGTGGATTTGATGCGATAATGCAGGTTGCAGTTTGTGGG GAACAAATTGGCTGGAGAAACGTTACAAGACTATTAGTGTTTTCCACGGATGCTGGATTTCACTTTGCAGGAGACGGTAAACTTGGTGGAATTGTTTTACCAAATGATGGGAAATGTCATCTGGAAAATAATATGTACACAATGAGCCACTATTAC GATTATCCCTCTATTGCTCATCTGGTACAGAAGCTTAGTGAGAACAACATTCAGACAATCTTTGCTGTTACTGAAGAGTTTCAGGCGGTTTATAAG GAATTGAAAAATCTGATACCAAAATCAGCAGTGGGAACATTGTCTTCAAACTCCAGCAATGTAATTCAGCTGATCATTGATGCATACAAT TCCCTTTCTTCAGAGGTTATCCTGGAAAACAGTAAGCTACCAAAAGGAGTGACAATCAGTTATAAGTCTTTCTGCAAGAATGGAGTGAATGACACACAAGAAGATGGAAGGAAATGTTCTAACATTTCAATTGGAGATGAG gttAAATTTGAGATTAATGTAACAGCTAATGAATGTccaaagaaaggacaaaatgaaacaattaaaatCAAACCACTGGGATTCACTGAAGAAGTGGAAATTAATCTCCAGTTCATCTGTGAATGTCAGTGTCAAAGTGAAGGAGAACCTAACAGTCCAGCCTGCCACGAAGGAAATGGAACATTTGAATGTGGTGCATGCAG ATGTAATGAAGGACGTATTGGAAGACTATGTGAATGTAGTACAGATGAAGTAAATAGTGAGGATATGGATGCTTACTGCAGGAGAGAGAACAGTACAGAAATATGCAGTAACAATGGAGAATGCATTTGTGGACAATGTGTatgcaagaaaagagaaaacaccaATGAAGTGTATTCTGGCAAATATTGTGAATGTGATAACTTCAACTGTGATCGATCAAATGGTTTGATTTGTGGAG GAAACGGTATCTGCAAATGCAGAGTGTGCGAGTGTTTCCCCAACTTCACTGGCAGCGCATGCGATTGTTCTTTGGATACTTTCCCATGTATGGCATCTAATGGCCAGATTTGCAATGGAAGAGGAACCTGTGAATGTGGCACCTGTAATTGTACAGATCCCAAATTCCAAGGCCCTACATGTGAAATGTGTCAGACTTGTCTCGGTGTCTGTGCAGAGCACAA GGATTGCGTTCAATGCAGAGCTTTCGataagggagaaaagaaggaaacgTGTTCTCAGGAATGTATGCATTTCAACATGACACGGGTAGAAAGTCGAGACAAGTTGCCACAGCCTGGACAGCCCGATCCGTTGTCTCATTGCAAAGAGAAGGACGTTGATGACTGCTGGTTCTACTTCACATATTCTGTCAACTCAAATGGTGAAGCCAATGTCCACGTGGTAGAGACCCCAG AATGCCCCAGTGGCCCTGACATCATTCCCATTGTAGCTGGTGTGGTTGCTGGAATTGTTCTTATTGGACTTGCATTATTATTGATTTGGAAACTACTAATGATCATTCATGACAGAAGAGAATTTGCTAAATTTGAAAAGGAGAAGATGAATGCCAAGTGGGATACG ggTGAAAATCCTATTTACAAGAGTGCAGTGACAACTGTGGTCAATCCTAAATATGAGGGAAAATGA